The Arachis ipaensis cultivar K30076 chromosome B07, Araip1.1, whole genome shotgun sequence genomic interval tgaccctctcgcactaaaacggtcataacatgagctgcagaggtccaaacgacgtggttccagttgcgttggaaagctaacgtccgggcttcgatttgatatataatatgccatagttaccctgatgctaggtgacgcgaatgcGCGCTCCACGAGGACGCAtcacagtgacgaaaatcagcatggcagatttcttctccagtgatttctgggctgttttcgacccagttttcggcccagaaaacatagattagaggctataaagtgggagaatccattcaaacaattcaatcagctcataattcacttttcataatttagatgtagtttttagagagagaggttctctcctctctcttaggatttaggattaggattcctcttaaaggaattaggatttcaactttattattttaacttacaatttcttctgagttccaggttcaatgttccttttatttattttatcaattcagtttatgaactctttatgtttagattgaattttttttattaatgcaattgaggtatttcagatttatgattcttatttagctttttttatatacttggctttaattgattaactggaggctcttgagttatcaaatttatcgtgattgttgattaatttctctaattgactagaattccactaactctagtcttttcttaggagttggctaggacttggggatctaactaattagtccacttgactttcccttgctttcgtaaaggttaactaagtggggttaacctcaattctcataagagtaactaggataggacttccgaattttcgtACCTCACCAAGAGTTTTTTttatagtcatttatttattttacttgtcatttaaattacttgttccttactttcaaaacccccaatttacaaaactcataaccaataataagaacatacctccatgcagttccttgagaagacgacccgagttaaatacttcggttatcaatttcaaaggggtttgttacttgtgacaaccaaaacgtttgtaagaaaggatgattgcttggtttaaaaactatacttgcaacgagaatttattctgaattctaaaccgtcaatcatcCGCTTCTTCAAACAGCATACAATTTCAGGGGAAATCATACAAGAGTATGAAAAATTGCTGTGCATATACAAACATTAATAAACTAATATTCAGATGTCGAACATAAAATTTGCACCCCAATAATGTAAGATAAGAAATTCTCAGTTGAAGTTCAATTTGGACTAGAAAATATGCAGCTACCTGAATATTTACAATAAGAATAGAAGGAACATCCCCAGGTATGCTGATAGAAGGAACTCCTACAAAGCGCGCGATATGTTTAATTTTTCGCTGAGACAGAAAGAGGTCTGCTCCAAGGGAATAGAAAGCAGCATTGGTTGGCACAAATTCTTTCTTCTTGTCCCTGCCAACCAAGTCCAAGCAACAATGAATTCTAGCActatcaataataaaaaattttgtttttgtcaTAATATCCTCAACATGAGGGTGATCATAACCTAAAGGTTAAGCATTAATCCCCCCAAAATGGTGTGTATACAAAAACAAGTATTTTGTACCAACCTAAAGCAGTTTTTCCCTCTGACTTTGAATGAACTTGGCTCAATTAATGACCAAGAACCAGGGCTTTGTTTCTCTATTACACAAAATGGAATTGATAAACCTGCTATTGGCTTTAGTTTAGGTGCCTTGGGTGAAACTGAAACAAATGAGACTAGAGtgagaaacaagaaaaactaCCAAAAAACAAGGGTAGTAAACATCCGAAAACTAAAAGCAAATAAACTGGGAAACTaaattttcatgttcatttatttTAACTTCTCATCTTAACAGCTGGGGAAATAAAAGAAGCTCAATCATTCACAAGAAACACCATTTTCGCACTCATTCTAACTCTTCTACTaacataaaatagaaaaataaacaaaattaggaACAAAATAGCTTCCCctacagaaataaaatataactCAGCTCTACAAGCAACCCTGATTCCAatgcaaaattttaaaatcttttggcTGATCGTGATCTTGGTTGCTTATGCACAAAAAATTATAAGTGACCTTTAATTTTCTGCTACTGTTGCTAGGTATCTAATGCTAGAAGGAAGGAGAGTAAGCCACAATATATTGCATTCTGAGGCAAAGAGCTCTTTTGAACACTTACTTCACATTATATAAGCACATCCGCACTTTATTCCATTTCTTAAGCATAACAAAGTGTTCCCAACTTTATAACAAACTCAAATTTtatgtgttattttatttttcaaatttcataTGGTCTTATGTATTGGGTTTGAAACCAGTGCTCTTTCCTTTCCAAATGGTGCATTCCTACTTCATTTCTACTAAGACTCAGTCAAATAAAGCAAAACACAATGAAAACATACAACCATGAACTCATGTTTGGTGCAGAAACCTAAACTTACACACATGAACATAAGACATGATAGCTCAAACAAACCTATAGTAACCCTCATagaaaacaatttaaaataaCCAAAACGAAGATACAGTGAGCCAGTAGAAAATCATTATTAAGTTGCAGTAATTAATATCCAAATGAGTTAATAAAGTAGAAAAAAAATGCTCTTGACTAATAACTCTATATGCGTTCAATTCTTATTTAAAGTGACAACAAGATAATACATCAAACACACTAAAGTCACAATACACTACTCGGCTATTAATAGTGAATTAAGCAAAAGTAATCATGCTCACAAAATCTAATGTTTTAAGATATAAACTGATAAGACACAATAATTATGCAAAGCTATGAAGTCAGAATAATTACAAGGCCTTGTCCAATTCATGAAACAACAATTTTCTAAATAGCAAGGTATCCAATAAAAGCTAtcattaacataaaaaaatttctaaataaataagagaaaaatatTACTACACTTGAAGCATTACACAAACATAAAACAGGGCAAATGAAATAAAATGGAGATAATTATTTACGCACCTAGGTTCTTGTCAAGGGTCTTGGTGAACTGGTTCAAAGCTGGTGGAGCCTTCAACCTCTGCTTGAGGATCCTCTTCTTCCTCTGCTCCTCTGATCCCGAACTGCTTAGGATGCTTCTCAAATAACGGGTTCCTCACCGTCTCCTGAAGAAATGCATgagaatcaaaacaatgaataataaaaaaaaagaatgaaaacttAGAGTCATCCTCATGAATCTAActgcagaaaaacaaaaagaggagAAACCTACAGCCTTCTTCGAAGCTGGAACTAGCGCTTTTCCACCTCGTCACAATGTACCCATCAGATGTTAGGGCTTCGTCGTCCTGGCCTGAGAGACTTACAAAGAAGCAATAAGCAGGAAGCGAGTGGCAGCGCGGAAGGGAGGGCTTCGTCGTTCTTCACAGAGTGTCATCCGAGTGGCACTTCGTTGGAGTGTTGTCGTCGCAGTGAGGGCAGAGGTTAGGGCTTTTGAAGAAGGGTTAAGGTGAGTACAATGAAGGAGGAGTTAGGGCTTTTGAACGGAGATTGGTGATCGCCATTGGGGGCTTTCGAAGGAGGAGTTAAGGCAGGGCACAAAGAAGGAGTTAGCTAGGGCTTTTTTTCTCTAAGTCTTTGAATCACGAAGAATTGAACTCTGGAGCGTTTTTATTTAATTCGagcttctttaatttttttttctgagggaaccttttggccacgcttttgaagcgtgccaaaagGCTTGTAGAAAACGGCTACACTTTTGAAATGCCACAATAATAAATTCctgttgccacgctttaaaagcgtgccgaaatctctctacggctacgctttataagcgtggcagaaaaaaacgTGGCTAAATCTCGCATCAACtgtcaccctcataaaagcgtggtcAAATCTCTATTCAAACTccaccctcacaaaagcgtggacatagaccacttttggccacgcttttaaagcgtagcaaaaaaaagcgtggccataggccttttttcttgtagtgtaaaaattttataaaaatttaaatttatgttaCTCAAAacaacatgaatttatattattcaaaatttatttttaacaccttttgatatttttttaaagaaaaaaaattaaatttatatattaaaatttaatactttttttattataatttgttagtattttttttaatttaatttaatcttattaatgaaattaataattgaaattataaaaattatatttttattttttaagttaaaatttaaatagatattatttaaattaaaatattataaataaaagtaCCCTATTATATATAAATCGTGATAAGCTTGAGAGGATTTGCTTTAACACGTTAATCGTGCCAAACCTTTgtgttttagctcaaaattacgTAAATCTTTGTAGGGTGGGACGATTTATGCGATACCTATAACTCTGTGTGTCCTGCAACGATTTACTCCTTATTCTCCTAAGTCATTCATGTATAAATCGTTCATAGGTAGCATGGTTAACATATTATATAATCCTCGTGCCCTTGAAACGATTTATATAACAGTAGAAAGAGGATATTtacatttcaaaatttaatttagaataattttggtattggtttattttatttaagtaaaaaaccctCATCTTTACGAAGAATAGCTTCTCAATAATCCAATCCAATTATATGTTATAGAAGTTCTAGTGTCACTTATAAAATAGGTGACTCAAAAACATGAATATAATAAAAATCTAAATGAGCCTAATTTTACCCATAATTCATAACAACAACCATGAAGGCATAATATATATCTCAAGAATATATAGATTGCAATAAATATCTTCTCCCTTTTGAAACTTTATAGTAGAGGAATTCAACAACTAATTAGCAACAAGATATAGCAACAAGATATATCtattgttgttcttcactttttggtgctgcttctttaatttcatctgCACCTTCATCCTGAAACCAAACCCACATATAAACCAAAATCAATACATATAGATTAAACAGAAGAATAATAttaatcacttagattttctctaAGACAATTGTACATATTAGAATATACAAATGAcacggtaaaaaaaaaaaaaaaggccatACCTGCGTGTCAGAAGTCCAAAGGGTAAGGTTATCGCGAAGAAGTTGCATGATCAAAGTGCTATCTTTGTATGATTCCTCTCCCAATGTATCCAGCTCAGCAATTGCCTTGTCAAAAGCCTAAATAAATATTTGAAGAACGAAATTAATTACTTATAAGTAAACAATATACTATCCATAAACTAATAGATGCACCAATAAACTTATTAACAAAAGTAATTAAGACTATGATTTTAATGGGTTTTCTAAAGAtgaatttattgttattttcacAAAGCACAAAACAAGGATTAATTCATGTAGAGAACCTAGCAATATTACTTCATCGAGTCTTCAATGGTTATTGGAAATTATTGGTTATCACAATTCcctgatgacaaatattattgtGCATTTCACTAAAAAGGAAAAAAGTTCATTGAAAGAATTAACATAGCTGCCCCGAAACGAACCTGTTTAGCAAGGCTACAAGCTTTGTCAGGAGAATTAAGAATCTCATAGTAAAAGACAGAGAAGTTCAAAGCAAGACCCAGCCTGATTGGATGGGTTGGAGGCAACTCCTCATTCGCAATATCCTGGAGCCAAAGTTAAAACAAGAAAtagtcaaaaataaataaaccacaaaatcacACATCTTTTTTCCATTGTAAAAGATTAGAAGGATCACAATTCTAATAATAAAAGCAAATAACGTTATAAGTCAGTGTCTAAGAAATTTTAAACAAATCAATAAATTTTAATGGCTAAATCAATTTCCAAATTTtcattatatttaaaaaaatgtaattttttcatctttttcatcNNNNNNNNNNNNNNNNNNNNNNNNNNNNNNNNNNNNNNNNNNNNNNNNNNNNNNNNNNNNNNNNNNNNNNNNNNNNNNNNNNNNNNNNNNNNNNNNNNNNNNNNNNNNNNNNNNNNNNNNNNNNNNNNNNNNNNNNNNNNNNNNNNNNNNNNNNNNNNNNNNNNNNNNNNNNNNNNNNNNNNNNNNNNNNNNNNNNNNNNNNNNNNNNNNNNNNNNNNNNNNNNNNNNNNNNNNNNNNNNNNNNNNNNNNNNNNNNNNNNNNNNNNNNNNNNNNNNNNNNNNNNNNNNNNNNNNNNNNNNNNNNNNNNNNNNNNNNNNNNNNNNNNNNNNNNNNNNNNNNNNNNNNNNNNNNNNNNNNNNNNNNNNNNNNNNNNNNNNNNNNNNNNNNNNNNNNNNNNNNNNNNNNNNNNNNNNNNNNNNNNNNNNNNNNNNNNNNNNNNNNNNNNNNNNNNNNNNNNNNNNNNNNNNNNNNNNNNNNNNNNNNNNNNNNNNNNNNNNNNNNNNNNNNNNNNNNNNNNNNNNNNNNNNNNNNNNNNNNNNNNNNNNNNNNNNNNNNNNNNNNNNNNNNNNNNNNNNNNNNNNNNNNNNNNNNNNNNNNNNNNNNNNNNNNNNNNNNNNNNNNNNNNNNNNNNNNNNNNNNNNNNNNNNNNNNNNNNNNNNNNNNNNNNNNNNNNNNNNNNNNNNNNNNNNNNNNNNNNNNNNNNNNNNNNNNNNNNNNNNNNNNNNNNNNNNNNNNNNNNNNNNNNNNNNNNNNNNNNNNNNNNNNNNNNNNNNNNNNNNNNNNNNNNNNNNNNNNNNNNNNNNNNNNNNNNNNNNNNNNNNNNNNNNNNNNNNNNNNNNNNNNNNNNNNNNNNNNNNNNNNNNNNNNNNNNNNNNNNNNNNNNNNNNNNNNNNNNNNNNNNNNNNNNNNNNNNNNNNNNNNNNNNNNNNNNNNNNNNNNNNNNNNNNNNNNNNNNNNNNNNNNNNNNNNNNNNNNNNNNNNNNNNNNNNNNNNNNNNNNNNNNNNNNNNNNNNNNNNNNNNNNNNNNNNNNNNNNNNNNNNNNNNNNNNNNNNNNNNNNNNNNNNNNNNNNNNNNNNNNNNNNNNNNNNNNNNNNNNNNNNNNNNNNNNNNNNNNNNNNNNNNNNNNNNNNNNNNNNNNNNNNNNNNNNNNNNNNNNNNNNNNNNNNNNNNNNNNNNNNNNNNNNNNNNNNNNNNNNNNNNNNNNNNNNNNNNNNNNNNNNNNNNNNNNNNNNNNattaaaatttgttaaaaatgaaATGATCCTACTAAATATTCATTGGGGAGTGATTTTTGTTCTAAAAGCAAGTGAATTATTGAACCTGAGCGGATTGGTAGGCGGCAAGGGTGCTCTCCGCAGCCTCCTTGCGGTCTGCACCAGACTTGAACTCCGCAAGGTATCGATGGTAGTCACCTTTCATCTTAAAGTAGAAGACCTTGGAATCGCTGGTGGTTGCTGAAGGCACAAGGCGAGAGTCCAAAAGCTTGAGAATGCCATCACAGATGTTGGCCAGCTCAGACTCTATCTTGGAGCGGTATTCCTTAATGGTAGCCACATGTTCTGTGTTCCCTTTGCTCTCCTCCTTCTGCTCAATGGAGGAGATTATGCGCCACGACGCGCGTCGAGCGCCGATCACATTCTTGTATGCCACGGAGAGAAGGTTCCGCTCCTCCACCGACAACTCCTCGCCGTCGGTGGCGGCAGCTGACACCTTCTCCATGTACTCCACCATCTCCTCGTAGCGCTCAGCTTGCTCTGCTAGCTTTGCCATGTATACGAACTCCTCTCGTGGATTGGGAGCGCTTGCCATTGTTGCTCTGAAGAGATCTTGGTCCGTGGCTtgtagagaaagaaagaaagaaaagcgaATGGGAATTGAGAAATTAAATAGTAGCTTTTGCCTTTTATATACTATTATTGTTGTTATGATGCGTTTTTTTATGGGGGAACCCGTATGTATTGGGTTGTTGCTTATTCTATTTGTGATGGTGTTACCGATGAATGTTGCGGGTTTAGGGAGAATTTCACAAGTGGTGGAAAGAGGTTATTTTTGGAGCTGGAATAAATATAATCCATTAATCCTCACTTTTAGAACTTCTCCTCGTACAAAAATAGGCATCATCGTTCTTGTTAATTAGTTGTGTTTTAGTGTTATCAGTTTCTATTTTTTAACATTTTCGCTTCGACAATAAAGACCAGTTTGTTTTGTACCACCGTTCGTGATTATTATGCTCCTTCCTATCGAATTTTAAACTCTCAAAAGCCGATTTAGATCATGACCATAATTTTGGGAACAAAAATAAATTTCTACTAAACAAAGTTGTGTAAAGATATTGGaacaaaatttaagaaaagaaaaacaaggatTTAAAATTTTATGTTCGACGATTGTTACTAAATGTTGAAATAATTTGTATTAGAATGATTTTTTGTGTTTACTCATTCCCAGCTTAGGAAAATTACTCTAAAAGATTACTANNNNNNNNNNNNNNNNNNNNNNNNNNNNNNNNNNNNNNNNNNNNNNNNNNNNNNNNNNNNNNNNNNNNNNNNNNNNNNNNNNNNNNNNNNNNNNNNNNNNNNNTTAATAGTCTTATTAATATTCTCTAGTAATGATATTGAAAATAGATATAAAAAGAAAAGAGCTCGTGGTTCCACTCAACTCAAGCATATTCATGCTATGAAGACACAAAGTTAACATGGTATAAAGACAAACTAATAGACCTAACAAGCATATAGGTTCAATTGTTTTCTAATGTATAAATTCCTATATGTATAGATTTTTCGTGTCTCATTTAGATAGGAACATGTATTGCTCTACTATTCTAAATTTATCAGGTGAAACAGTTATCATTATGATAAGTATCAAAAATAGCATAAATTTATTTtcactaattaaaaataatgtaatATAATGTGATGTGATATTAATTATCTTATTAAATTTCGTTGAGATTGTTGTCTTTTTGGACAAAAAAATGTATATCCTTTAATGTTAGTTAtttttttgttagattttttttatttgattttcttttaagatttaaaaacggttattataaataaattataaaaaagttttatgatcaaataataaaaaaatgacatataatattttttagtGTTNNNNNNNNNNNNNNNNNNNNNNNNNNNNNNNNNNNNNNNNNNNNNNNNNNNNNNNNGATAATTATggtatttgtaattttatgttggatttttttaagattttattatttttaattttaatttaattttaattttttaatttttgattttattaatatgtataagatttggaatgattgaaatttatatttgcttgaaaaaatttaatttttctgcaGGGGTAGGATTAaatagggtttagaactttaggatgcgggtagagttagggttgagagattctcgaTCCACAAGTAAGGTagagtaaaattttaaaaaagttttcaacCTGCAGATAGAATTAAGATAGAGTCCAAACCTTTGTTTAACCTACTCATTATCAACCCTATCTAGGATTAAtgcgaagaagaagaacttgaccAAAAGGAATTCTAGCAGTGTCTAATGGAGTTTGGCAAAAATAcactaaaataaattttgttaaatattaatatatttataatttgaaataNNNNNNNNNNNNNNNNNNNNNNNNNNNNNNNNNNNNNNNNNNNNNNNNNNNNNNNNNAAAATATTAGGGCAAATCACCCATATAAACCAAGCTGGAAAAAAATTTACGTGATTCAACCAAACCAAAAATTATTACAGAGTTCAACCAAGAGGGCATTTTTATGTAACCTTcaatgtaattcgaatcatactTATTCGAATTACCTACACACGCATACACCCACTAATTCGAAtaaacctgattcgaattacacccaaAGTAATTCAAATCAggatgattcgaattacatacacgctgcacatagtaattcgaattggccagattcgaattactcatgatttaattctgtctattcttttattaaaaaattaataattgattaaaaaaattaataatttaaaaattaaaaaaatatatattttatttcatgcattaaaaaaaagctaacaaaatatttaatcacgagacttctttaaaatattaatgagctatcaattcgaatttcatacaatacttttttgtccatttttaatagctcatgaatatttttttataaaattttttaataaatttttttaaattatactacaaaaaaatattttattctatacaaaataatttaaaaaaatgtattaTTTATCTTAAAAGTTAAACCCTTA includes:
- the LOC107610000 gene encoding 14-3-3-like protein, producing the protein MASAPNPREEFVYMAKLAEQAERYEEMVEYMEKVSAAATDGEELSVEERNLLSVAYKNVIGARRASWRIISSIEQKEESKGNTEHVATIKEYRSKIESELANICDGILKLLDSRLVPSATTSDSKVFYFKMKGDYHRYLAEFKSGADRKEAAESTLAAYQSAQDIANEELPPTHPIRLGLALNFSVFYYEILNSPDKACSLAKQAFDKAIAELDTLGEESYKDSTLIMQLLRDNLTLWTSDTQDEGADEIKEAAPKSEEQQ